From the genome of Candidatus Atribacteria bacterium ADurb.Bin276, one region includes:
- the ntpK gene encoding V-type sodium ATPase subunit K, translated as MFIDGVAFALMGSALAIGLAGIGSALGVGIAGEAGAGVMTEDPSKFGQVLLLQALPGTQGIYGLLSGFWVLLKLGLFGGTPVDITTAQGLQILFACLPVAIVGLISGISQGKTSAASIGMIAKRPEETGKAIILPAMVETYAVLSLLATILLLNSIQI; from the coding sequence ATGTTCATTGATGGAGTAGCATTTGCTTTAATGGGTTCAGCCCTCGCAATCGGCTTGGCAGGAATTGGTTCAGCATTAGGAGTTGGAATTGCCGGCGAAGCCGGTGCTGGAGTGATGACCGAAGATCCAAGTAAATTTGGACAGGTCCTTCTTCTTCAAGCTCTTCCTGGAACCCAAGGTATTTATGGCTTACTATCTGGATTTTGGGTACTTTTAAAACTCGGACTTTTTGGTGGAACTCCAGTTGATATTACCACAGCTCAGGGTTTACAAATTCTATTTGCTTGTTTACCAGTAGCCATCGTCGGGCTTATTTCCGGAATATCCCAAGGGAAAACTTCAGCTGCATCAATCGGTATGATTGCCAAAAGACCGGAAGAAACCGGAAAAGCGATTATTCTCCCAGCTATGGTAGAAACCTATGCTGTTTTATCATTACTGGCCACCATTCTGCTCCTGAACTCAATCCAAATATAG